In Sporichthya polymorpha DSM 43042, a genomic segment contains:
- a CDS encoding M56 family metallopeptidase, whose product MRTPTALLPALSTRGVPAPRPRKRLARRGDPRLVAGIALLALVNLALLPIVVFACLGGGIAVPGVTGCWPALASGAARVVEAGLAVVLLGALTWHTVTAVRHARDTAPRGLVQAACRRAPLPGGGCAWVLPAAEPLAYVAGLLRPRVVVSDGLLQLLSPDEQQAVLAHEAAHLRLGHARLLVVGSALARTYRWMPGVSPAWALLRRELEAAADDAAARAVGARTLLSALARVAIARARPAVAGFNDLDAPALRYRIHRLQHPAPPEARRSAVPVYGLTLALALAWSGCALAGVGQTAANLITCALAAGWLAARPAGGLRALRRRLRHDATAPTS is encoded by the coding sequence ATGAGGACGCCCACCGCCCTGCTGCCGGCGCTGAGCACCCGCGGGGTCCCCGCGCCCCGCCCGCGCAAGCGGCTTGCCCGCCGGGGCGACCCCCGGCTGGTCGCCGGCATCGCGCTGCTGGCGCTGGTCAATCTCGCGCTGCTGCCGATCGTCGTGTTCGCGTGCCTCGGCGGCGGCATCGCCGTTCCCGGGGTGACGGGCTGCTGGCCGGCGCTGGCCTCCGGCGCCGCCCGAGTGGTCGAGGCGGGCCTCGCCGTGGTCCTGCTCGGCGCGCTCACCTGGCACACGGTCACCGCCGTTCGACACGCCCGCGACACCGCTCCGCGGGGCTTGGTCCAGGCCGCCTGCCGGCGGGCCCCCCTGCCCGGCGGCGGATGCGCGTGGGTGCTGCCCGCGGCCGAACCGCTCGCCTACGTCGCCGGGCTGCTCCGGCCCCGGGTGGTCGTCTCCGACGGACTGCTGCAGCTGCTCTCACCCGATGAGCAGCAGGCCGTGCTCGCCCACGAGGCCGCACATCTGCGCCTGGGTCACGCCCGGTTACTCGTGGTGGGCTCCGCGCTGGCCCGGACCTACCGGTGGATGCCCGGGGTGAGCCCGGCGTGGGCTCTGCTCCGCCGCGAGTTGGAGGCCGCCGCCGATGACGCCGCGGCCCGCGCCGTCGGCGCCCGAACGTTGTTGTCCGCGTTGGCCCGGGTCGCGATCGCCCGCGCCCGACCGGCGGTCGCCGGTTTCAACGACCTCGACGCCCCGGCGCTGCGCTACCGCATCCACCGGCTGCAACATCCCGCCCCGCCCGAGGCCCGGCGCAGCGCCGTCCCCGTGTACGGCCTCACCCTCGCCCTGGCGCTGGCCTGGTCAGGTTGCGCGCTCGCCGGCGTGGGTCAGACCGCCGCCAACCTGATCACCTGCGCGCTGGCCGCCGGCTGGCTCGCCGCCCGCCCAGCCGGTGGCCTTCGCGCCCTGCGGCGTCGGTTGCGACACGACGCCACAGCCCCCACGAGCTGA
- a CDS encoding BlaI/MecI/CopY family transcriptional regulator has protein sequence MVRFDIAGRRLGELEAEVLRQLWEAGTTLTAQEVAARLPGPSRAPTTVLTVLSRLTTKGLVERSSDGQRNLYRAAGDHDQLTAQAIDRLLLAATDRRAVLAHLLSEHADPALLEELAAILHPDPPPP, from the coding sequence GTGGTGCGCTTCGATATCGCGGGCCGGCGCCTCGGTGAGCTCGAGGCCGAGGTCCTGCGCCAGCTGTGGGAGGCCGGTACCACGCTCACCGCGCAGGAGGTCGCGGCGCGACTGCCCGGGCCGTCGCGCGCCCCGACCACGGTGTTGACGGTGCTCTCCCGGCTCACCACCAAGGGCCTGGTCGAGCGCTCCAGTGATGGCCAGCGCAACCTCTACCGCGCGGCGGGCGACCACGACCAACTCACCGCGCAGGCGATCGATCGTCTGCTGCTAGCGGCGACCGATCGCCGCGCGGTGCTCGCGCACCTGCTGAGCGAACATGCGGACCCGGCGTTGCTCGAGGAGTTGGCCGCGATCCTGCACCCGGACCCGCCGCCGCCATGA
- a CDS encoding ArsR/SmtB family transcription factor has protein sequence MAGNVRTITPRTAAPAPPPPVAGVSLLGDTGEQVAVVAKFFRALGDPTRLRLLEFLLTTEHTVSECVARIGLSQGRVSAHLACLSDCGYIAARRDGRFCHYRVVDPRVADLIVVARAMAADNASALAACLHIQPCVHGPGA, from the coding sequence ATGGCCGGCAACGTGCGCACCATCACCCCACGAACCGCCGCGCCCGCGCCTCCGCCGCCAGTGGCTGGGGTCTCCCTGCTCGGGGATACCGGCGAGCAGGTCGCGGTGGTGGCGAAGTTCTTCCGCGCGCTGGGGGACCCGACCCGGCTGCGCCTGCTGGAGTTCCTGCTCACCACCGAACACACCGTGAGCGAATGCGTCGCCCGCATCGGGTTGTCCCAAGGGCGGGTCTCGGCGCATCTGGCGTGCCTGTCCGACTGCGGCTACATCGCAGCGCGCCGCGACGGCCGTTTCTGTCACTACCGGGTCGTCGACCCGCGGGTGGCCGACCTGATCGTGGTGGCACGGGCAATGGCCGCGGACAACGCCTCCGCGCTGGCTGCCTGCCTGCACATCCAGCCCTGCGTCCACGGGCCAGGCGCGTGA
- the merA gene encoding mercury(II) reductase, whose translation MIEPPAIDLAVIGSGGAAMAAAITARQAGKTVVLIEEGTLGGTCVNVGCVPSKTLLAAAGARHGALSNPFPGAPTSAGPVDLGALVAQKDELVGALRQAKYAAVADAYGFEVRPGRARFLDADTLTVDGAVLPARAYLIATGAAPADPQLPGLDAVDWLTSTTAMDLSEVPESLIVIGGGYVGMEQAQLFAHLGSRVTLIGRLAPAAEPELAEALRAVFTDDGITLIEDRAATVETEGGRVVVVTRSGQRARAARLLVATGRAPRTAALNLDAAAVKTDDRGFVLVDAHQRTSNPAVFAAGDVSGAPQYVYVAAAAGRVAALNATGAAGERPASVDYTGMPAVVFTRPQLASAGLTEAQALAAGHRADTRILDLADVPRALANHDTRGVVKLVADADTGAVLGVHAAAESAGEIMLAATYAIKARMTVDEIADTWAPYLTMAESLRLVAGLFRNEMPTSCCA comes from the coding sequence GTGATCGAGCCCCCAGCCATCGACCTGGCCGTGATCGGGTCCGGGGGCGCGGCGATGGCCGCGGCCATTACCGCCCGCCAGGCCGGGAAGACGGTGGTGCTGATCGAGGAGGGCACCCTGGGCGGCACCTGCGTCAACGTCGGGTGCGTGCCGTCCAAGACGCTGCTCGCCGCCGCCGGGGCACGGCACGGCGCGTTGAGCAACCCGTTCCCGGGCGCCCCGACCTCGGCCGGCCCGGTGGATCTGGGCGCCCTCGTCGCGCAGAAGGACGAGCTGGTCGGGGCGCTGCGCCAGGCCAAGTACGCCGCCGTGGCCGACGCCTACGGGTTCGAGGTGCGCCCCGGCCGGGCCCGCTTCCTCGACGCCGACACCCTCACCGTCGACGGGGCAGTACTGCCGGCCCGGGCGTACCTGATCGCCACCGGTGCCGCCCCGGCCGACCCGCAATTACCCGGCCTGGACGCGGTCGACTGGCTGACCTCGACCACGGCGATGGACCTGAGCGAGGTGCCCGAATCCCTGATCGTGATCGGCGGCGGCTACGTCGGGATGGAACAGGCCCAGCTCTTCGCGCACCTGGGCAGCCGGGTCACCCTCATCGGGCGCCTGGCCCCCGCGGCCGAACCCGAACTCGCCGAAGCGCTGCGTGCGGTGTTCACCGACGACGGGATCACCCTGATCGAGGATCGCGCCGCCACCGTCGAGACCGAGGGTGGCCGGGTCGTGGTGGTGACCCGGTCCGGTCAGCGCGCGCGAGCTGCGCGGTTGCTGGTGGCGACCGGCCGGGCGCCGCGCACTGCCGCGTTGAACCTGGACGCGGCCGCGGTGAAGACCGATGACCGCGGCTTCGTCCTCGTCGACGCCCACCAGCGCACCTCCAACCCCGCCGTCTTCGCCGCCGGGGACGTGTCCGGGGCACCGCAGTACGTCTACGTCGCGGCCGCCGCGGGGCGGGTGGCCGCGCTGAATGCCACCGGGGCAGCGGGCGAACGCCCGGCGAGCGTGGACTACACCGGGATGCCCGCGGTGGTGTTCACCCGCCCACAGCTCGCCTCGGCCGGACTCACCGAGGCCCAGGCGCTGGCCGCCGGGCACCGCGCCGACACCCGAATCCTGGACCTGGCCGACGTGCCCAGGGCGCTGGCCAACCACGACACCCGCGGCGTCGTCAAGCTCGTCGCCGACGCCGACACCGGGGCAGTGCTGGGCGTACACGCCGCCGCCGAGTCGGCCGGGGAGATCATGCTGGCCGCCACGTACGCGATCAAGGCGCGGATGACCGTCGATGAGATCGCCGACACCTGGGCGCCGTATCTGACCATGGCCGAGAGTCTGCGCCTGGTCGCCGGGCTGTTCCGCAACGAGATGCCCACCTCCTGTTGCGCCTGA
- the merB gene encoding organomercurial lyase MerB, which translates to MSTHSHHAETNHVDSGVLATRLAAAFNGGGASRARPWLWRPLLQLLARGEPVSLDRIAEATGRTPEQVREALAANPDTEYDVHGHVVGSGLTQNPTPHCFEVDGRSLYTWCALDTLIFPTVLDRPAQVMSPTPGSGELVRVGVDPIAGITSLDPVTAVVSVLIPGTGAGVRASFCNQVHFFAAPTLAAGWLTEHPGGVAIGVADAFELGRRLARDLAPGTPSAAGPHGPRPGPASFDSREGDA; encoded by the coding sequence ATGAGCACCCACTCCCACCACGCCGAGACCAACCACGTCGATTCCGGTGTGCTGGCCACTCGGCTCGCCGCCGCGTTCAACGGCGGCGGGGCCAGCAGGGCCCGCCCCTGGCTGTGGCGCCCACTGCTCCAACTCCTCGCCCGGGGCGAGCCGGTGAGCCTCGATCGGATAGCCGAGGCCACCGGCCGGACCCCCGAACAGGTCCGCGAAGCGCTGGCCGCGAACCCCGACACGGAGTACGACGTCCACGGCCACGTCGTCGGCAGCGGCCTCACCCAGAACCCGACACCGCACTGCTTCGAGGTCGACGGGCGCAGCCTGTACACCTGGTGCGCGCTGGATACCCTGATCTTTCCCACGGTCCTGGACCGGCCCGCGCAGGTCATGTCCCCGACCCCGGGCAGCGGTGAGCTGGTGCGCGTGGGCGTGGACCCCATCGCGGGTATCACGTCGTTAGATCCGGTGACCGCGGTCGTGTCCGTCCTGATCCCCGGCACCGGGGCCGGGGTGCGTGCGTCGTTCTGCAACCAGGTCCACTTCTTCGCCGCCCCCACCCTGGCCGCCGGCTGGCTCACCGAACACCCTGGCGGAGTCGCGATAGGCGTCGCGGACGCGTTCGAGCTGGGCCGGCGCCTGGCCCGGGACCTGGCGCCGGGCACCCCGTCCGCCGCCGGACCGCACGGCCCACGACCCGGCCCCGCCTCATTCGATTCTCGCGAAGGAGACGCATGA
- a CDS encoding dihydrolipoyl dehydrogenase family protein, which produces MTEQFDVIVIGMGPGGEVAASRLLSAGRRVAVIEAELIGGECAYWACIPSKTLLRPPEAAGEVARAAGVDGARLDWPATRTYRDYMIRHLDDTNQISGYEKSGATVIKGAARITGPGTVEVDGRVLNAADIIIATGSTAVLPPVAGLETVPVWTNREATTVTEIPAHVVMLGGSAVGTELGTFLHRFGAQVAIVERSATLLSREDPRVGEILGARMRAEGIDVRTSVTATRAHREGTETVITLDDGTELRCDIVVVGAGRRPRTTDLGLDTLGVTLGDKGGIAVDEHCRAGDGLWAVGDVTAIMAFTHVAKYQARIAADAILGRPHPATYEGIPRVVFTDPEVAAVGLTPAQADQQGLRTASVELNLADAIARPWTYEQDPQGHLGLLADHDKGVLLGAWAVAPMAGEWIHQAALAIRTRIPIDVLLDQVAQFPTYSEGFHAALEQLDLPAYR; this is translated from the coding sequence ATGACGGAGCAGTTCGATGTGATCGTCATCGGGATGGGCCCGGGCGGGGAGGTCGCCGCGTCCCGGCTGCTGAGCGCCGGACGCCGGGTCGCGGTCATCGAGGCGGAACTGATCGGCGGCGAGTGCGCCTACTGGGCGTGCATCCCGTCCAAGACCCTGCTGCGCCCACCCGAGGCGGCAGGCGAGGTCGCCCGCGCCGCGGGCGTAGACGGTGCCCGCCTGGACTGGCCCGCGACCCGCACCTACCGGGACTACATGATCCGCCACCTCGACGACACCAACCAGATCAGCGGCTACGAGAAATCCGGCGCCACCGTCATCAAGGGCGCCGCCCGCATCACCGGGCCTGGCACGGTCGAGGTCGACGGGCGCGTGCTGAACGCGGCCGACATCATCATCGCCACCGGCTCCACGGCCGTCCTCCCTCCGGTCGCGGGGCTGGAAACCGTCCCGGTGTGGACCAACCGGGAAGCCACCACCGTCACCGAGATCCCCGCCCACGTGGTGATGCTCGGCGGCAGCGCCGTCGGAACCGAACTCGGAACATTCCTGCACCGCTTCGGCGCCCAGGTCGCCATCGTCGAACGTTCGGCGACGCTGCTCTCGCGGGAGGACCCACGGGTTGGGGAAATCCTCGGCGCACGGATGCGCGCCGAAGGCATCGACGTGCGCACCAGCGTCACCGCCACCCGCGCCCACCGCGAGGGCACCGAGACCGTGATCACCCTCGACGACGGCACCGAATTGCGCTGCGACATCGTCGTGGTGGGCGCCGGGCGCCGCCCCCGCACGACCGATCTGGGTCTGGACACGCTCGGCGTCACCCTCGGGGACAAGGGCGGAATCGCGGTCGACGAACACTGTCGCGCCGGCGACGGACTGTGGGCGGTCGGGGACGTCACCGCGATCATGGCCTTCACCCACGTCGCCAAATACCAGGCCCGCATCGCCGCCGACGCCATCCTCGGACGCCCGCATCCGGCAACCTATGAGGGCATCCCGCGGGTGGTGTTCACCGACCCCGAGGTCGCCGCCGTCGGGCTGACCCCCGCCCAGGCCGACCAGCAGGGCCTGCGAACCGCGAGCGTCGAGCTCAACCTGGCCGACGCGATCGCACGGCCGTGGACCTACGAACAGGATCCTCAGGGCCACCTGGGGCTGCTCGCAGACCACGACAAGGGCGTACTGCTGGGCGCCTGGGCCGTGGCCCCCATGGCCGGGGAGTGGATCCACCAGGCCGCCCTGGCGATCCGCACCCGAATCCCGATCGACGTCCTCCTCGACCAGGTCGCCCAATTCCCCACCTACAGCGAAGGCTTCCACGCAGCCCTGGAACAACTCGATCTGCCCGCATACCGCTGA
- a CDS encoding heavy metal-responsive transcriptional regulator, giving the protein MMRQGLTIGQAAQAAGLTRKAVRVYETRGLLPVADRTAAGYRLYNSTDIELLSFIRQARTLGLRLDDIRVVLDIKNGGNAPCSAVRDLLDTRMAEIDATVRELLALRDTLTAVREGADTCPDNTATVCPIIEDAEPDNTARGSSPPQHPQRQKDPSAR; this is encoded by the coding sequence ATGATGCGGCAAGGACTGACCATCGGGCAGGCCGCCCAGGCCGCGGGGTTGACCCGCAAGGCCGTCCGGGTCTACGAAACCCGGGGCCTGCTGCCGGTAGCCGATCGCACGGCGGCCGGCTACCGCCTCTACAACTCGACCGACATCGAGTTGCTGAGTTTCATCCGCCAGGCCCGCACCCTCGGCCTGCGCCTGGACGACATCCGCGTCGTGCTGGACATCAAGAACGGCGGAAACGCACCGTGCAGCGCCGTGCGGGATCTACTCGACACGCGCATGGCCGAGATCGACGCCACCGTGCGGGAACTGCTCGCACTTCGCGACACCCTCACCGCCGTACGCGAAGGTGCCGACACCTGTCCCGACAACACCGCCACCGTCTGCCCGATCATCGAGGACGCGGAACCGGACAACACAGCACGGGGCTCTTCTCCCCCACAACACCCGCAGCGGCAAAAGGATCCATCGGCCCGATAG
- a CDS encoding excisionase family DNA-binding protein, with the protein MIAAEQSGAQPPVLLTVEDAARAMAVGRTTIYQLLAARSLRSVKIGSARRIPLDAIRDYVADISAEQARTRR; encoded by the coding sequence ATGATTGCCGCAGAGCAGTCAGGCGCCCAACCACCGGTTCTGCTCACCGTCGAGGACGCCGCGCGCGCGATGGCCGTCGGACGCACTACCATCTACCAGCTTCTGGCTGCCCGATCTCTGCGCTCGGTCAAGATCGGTAGCGCCCGCCGGATCCCACTCGATGCCATCCGCGACTACGTCGCCGACATCAGCGCGGAGCAGGCCAGGACCCGGCGTTGA
- a CDS encoding tyrosine-type recombinase/integrase has translation MSRSANGRSSIHEGADGYWHGWVTVGVRPDGTPDRRHRMARTKAELTTKVRELEKKRDAGQLTPAGSVPTVAEWLRTWLDTIAPRTASATTIETVYRPRVERWVIPRIGGHRLDRLRPEHLDALYLDLAAAGLATKSVLMVHQILSRAYRMAMRRGIVGRNITAFVDPPRHREPEMSPLTQDEARRILTAAADVPNSARWSVALALGLRQAEALGLRWQHVDLDRQQIRVFQLRQEPYRHGCEQPAVCAEGRHRSRCGSGCAGHARYCPQRVGGDWRFHEPKGGKARTIVLPAPLADQLVQHRAAQDAARTAAGPMWHNLDLVFTQPDGRHLSPEQDWRAWKGLLKAGGVPDARLHDARHTAATLLLEQGVDIRVVQQILGHSSLAVTKRYTHVTDTLARQAADRMGRALWD, from the coding sequence TTGAGCCGCAGCGCCAACGGCCGATCGTCGATCCATGAGGGAGCCGACGGCTATTGGCACGGATGGGTCACCGTCGGCGTCCGCCCAGACGGCACACCGGACCGTCGACACCGCATGGCCCGCACCAAAGCAGAGCTCACCACCAAGGTGCGCGAACTCGAAAAGAAGCGCGACGCCGGACAACTGACGCCAGCGGGGTCAGTGCCCACCGTTGCGGAGTGGCTGCGGACGTGGCTGGACACCATTGCGCCGCGGACCGCGTCCGCGACGACCATCGAGACCGTCTACCGTCCACGGGTCGAGCGGTGGGTGATCCCCCGCATCGGCGGGCACCGACTGGACCGCCTACGTCCGGAGCATCTGGACGCCCTATATCTGGATCTGGCCGCCGCGGGACTAGCGACCAAGAGTGTCCTGATGGTTCACCAGATCCTCAGCCGCGCGTATCGCATGGCGATGCGCCGCGGAATCGTCGGACGTAACATCACCGCCTTCGTCGACCCACCACGGCACCGCGAGCCCGAGATGAGTCCCCTCACTCAGGACGAGGCTCGCCGCATCCTCACCGCCGCAGCCGACGTGCCGAACAGCGCCCGGTGGTCGGTCGCACTGGCACTCGGCCTCCGCCAGGCGGAGGCGCTGGGCCTGCGCTGGCAGCACGTCGACCTCGACCGCCAACAGATCCGGGTGTTCCAGCTGCGACAAGAGCCGTATAGGCACGGCTGCGAACAACCCGCGGTCTGCGCCGAGGGCCGCCACCGGAGCCGATGCGGATCGGGCTGCGCTGGCCACGCCCGCTACTGCCCCCAGCGAGTCGGCGGTGATTGGCGGTTCCATGAACCGAAAGGCGGCAAAGCCCGCACCATAGTCCTGCCCGCTCCATTGGCCGACCAACTGGTCCAACACCGCGCCGCTCAGGACGCCGCGCGGACCGCCGCCGGGCCGATGTGGCACAACCTCGACCTGGTCTTCACCCAACCGGACGGCCGGCACCTCAGCCCCGAGCAGGACTGGCGAGCCTGGAAGGGCCTACTCAAGGCCGGCGGCGTGCCCGACGCCCGACTTCACGACGCCCGCCACACCGCCGCCACGCTGCTGCTGGAGCAGGGGGTCGACATCCGTGTAGTCCAGCAGATCCTCGGGCACTCCTCCCTGGCCGTGACTAAGCGCTACACCCACGTCACCGACACCCTCGCCCGCCAGGCCGCCGACCGGATGGGGCGGGCCCTGTGGGACTGA
- a CDS encoding uracil-DNA glycosylase, whose product MSDRRPFVLPGTGWPDDPATAATPVAGTAAAVRKLARSAPDLAELTARQSVCRACPRLVAWREQVAVERRKAYINEPYWGRPIAGWGDDQPRVLIVGLAPAAHGGNRTGRIFTGDRSGDWLFASLHRVGLAAIPTSTHAGDGQRLISTRMAAAVRCAPPLNKPTNDERDACRPWLDREVAMVLPHVRAVVCLGSFGWEAALATLAANGVVIPRPKPKFGHAAEYTLDGPAGELLLLGSFHPSQQNTFTGKLTESMLDAVLGRAAAVAAADPVTKPESRGPGPSERGHR is encoded by the coding sequence GTGAGTGATCGTCGGCCGTTCGTCCTACCGGGCACCGGGTGGCCCGACGACCCGGCGACGGCGGCGACGCCGGTGGCCGGGACGGCGGCCGCGGTCCGGAAGCTGGCGAGGAGCGCCCCCGACCTGGCGGAGCTGACGGCACGTCAGTCCGTGTGCCGGGCCTGCCCGCGGCTGGTGGCGTGGCGGGAGCAGGTCGCGGTCGAGCGGCGGAAGGCGTACATCAACGAGCCGTACTGGGGTCGGCCGATCGCCGGGTGGGGGGACGACCAGCCTCGGGTATTGATCGTCGGTCTGGCCCCGGCCGCGCACGGCGGGAACCGCACGGGCCGGATCTTCACCGGCGACCGCAGTGGCGACTGGCTGTTCGCCTCGCTGCACCGGGTCGGGCTGGCCGCGATCCCGACCTCGACGCACGCGGGGGACGGTCAGCGCCTGATCTCCACGCGCATGGCGGCCGCCGTCCGCTGCGCCCCGCCGCTGAACAAGCCGACGAACGACGAGCGCGACGCGTGCCGGCCCTGGCTCGACCGCGAGGTCGCGATGGTGCTGCCGCACGTCCGCGCCGTCGTCTGCCTCGGCTCGTTCGGGTGGGAGGCGGCGCTCGCCACCCTGGCCGCGAACGGCGTCGTCATCCCGCGGCCGAAGCCGAAGTTCGGGCACGCGGCCGAGTACACCCTCGACGGCCCGGCCGGCGAGCTGCTGCTGCTCGGCTCGTTCCACCCCAGCCAGCAGAACACCTTCACCGGCAAGTTGACCGAATCCATGCTCGACGCCGTGCTCGGGCGGGCGGCGGCCGTCGCTGCGGCCGACCCGGTCACGAAACCGGAGAGCCGGGGCCCTGGTCCGTCGGAGCGGGGACACCGTTGA
- a CDS encoding cytochrome P450 — protein sequence MPAYRTIENIQLGDVEFWKQPLSEIDRAFAALREESRRGGGLCFHEEVTPMGSDTPGPGYWSAVTFDDVRTVNRDQQVFSSASGVISGDSDPEYLAVGSIIVMDNPRHHQLRSLVSKAFTPRTLAQAEASIRDRARRLIDAARETGGSCDFVSSFAAPLPLQVICDMLGIPESDEAQVFHWTNVLLGLGDTELVTSASDLTTVATEFLGYAARLGVERAEHPGDDLASLLMQAEVDGERLTPFDFAAFVVLLSIAGNETTRHGLSWGMHLLTEHPDQRALLTENYEELAPRAVEEIVRWASPILHMRRKALTDTVVGDTKIAAGDKVVMWYWSANRDEDVFADGHRFDIQRPNAGEMVGFGGGGTHYCLGASLARREMTIMFDEILHSLPDLQITAPPNRLQANFVNGIKSMPCEFSVA from the coding sequence ATGCCGGCCTACCGGACGATCGAGAACATCCAGCTCGGCGACGTGGAGTTCTGGAAGCAGCCGCTGTCGGAGATCGACCGGGCCTTCGCGGCCCTGCGGGAGGAGTCCCGCCGCGGGGGTGGACTGTGCTTCCACGAAGAGGTCACGCCGATGGGCAGTGACACCCCCGGGCCCGGGTACTGGTCGGCGGTCACGTTCGACGACGTCCGGACGGTCAACCGCGACCAGCAGGTGTTCTCCTCCGCGTCCGGCGTGATCTCCGGCGACTCGGACCCCGAGTACCTCGCCGTCGGGTCGATCATCGTGATGGACAACCCGCGGCACCACCAGCTGCGCAGCCTGGTCTCGAAGGCGTTCACCCCGCGGACGCTGGCGCAGGCCGAGGCCTCGATCCGCGACCGGGCGCGGCGGCTGATCGACGCCGCCCGCGAGACCGGCGGGTCGTGCGACTTCGTCTCCTCGTTCGCCGCTCCCCTGCCGCTGCAGGTCATCTGCGACATGCTCGGCATCCCCGAGTCCGACGAGGCACAGGTCTTCCACTGGACCAACGTGCTGCTCGGCCTCGGCGACACCGAGCTGGTGACCAGCGCCTCCGACCTGACGACCGTCGCGACCGAGTTCCTCGGCTACGCCGCGCGGCTCGGCGTCGAGCGCGCGGAGCACCCCGGCGACGACCTGGCCTCGCTGCTGATGCAGGCCGAGGTCGATGGCGAGCGCCTGACGCCGTTCGACTTCGCTGCCTTCGTCGTCCTGCTCTCGATCGCGGGCAACGAGACCACGCGGCACGGCCTGTCCTGGGGCATGCATCTGCTCACCGAGCACCCCGACCAGCGCGCGCTGCTGACGGAGAACTACGAGGAACTGGCGCCGCGCGCGGTCGAGGAGATCGTCCGCTGGGCCAGCCCGATCCTGCACATGCGCCGCAAGGCGCTGACCGACACCGTCGTCGGTGACACCAAGATCGCGGCCGGCGACAAGGTCGTGATGTGGTACTGGTCGGCCAACCGCGACGAGGACGTCTTCGCCGACGGGCACCGCTTCGACATCCAGCGTCCCAACGCCGGCGAGATGGTCGGCTTCGGCGGCGGCGGGACCCACTACTGCCTCGGCGCGAGCCTCGCCCGGCGCGAGATGACGATCATGTTCGACGAGATCCTGCACAGCCTGCCCGACCTGCAGATCACGGCCCCGCCGAACCGGCTGCAGGCGAACTTCGTCAACGGCATCAAGTCGATGCCGTGCGAGTTCTCGGTGGCCTGA
- a CDS encoding dihydrofolate reductase family protein: MRPLRYSINLTVDGCCDHLAITPDEDVHRFAMEQIARADGLLFGRVTYEMMEAAWRPPGILADVPEWMLPFAREIDAARKYVVTSTLETVDWNAEIVRGDLETFVRDLKEQPGGPLYTGGMQLPLALAGLGLIDSYEFLVWPRLAGHGPYLFAGLTEHVDLRLVGRQDLASGAFILRYEPVRD, translated from the coding sequence ATGCGCCCGCTCCGGTACTCGATCAATCTGACGGTCGACGGTTGCTGCGACCACCTGGCGATCACCCCCGACGAGGACGTCCACCGCTTCGCGATGGAGCAGATCGCGCGCGCCGACGGGCTCCTGTTCGGCCGCGTGACCTACGAGATGATGGAGGCGGCCTGGCGGCCCCCGGGGATCCTCGCCGACGTCCCGGAGTGGATGCTCCCGTTCGCCCGCGAGATCGACGCGGCGCGCAAGTACGTCGTGACGAGCACGCTGGAAACAGTCGACTGGAACGCAGAGATCGTGCGCGGGGATCTGGAGACCTTCGTCCGCGACCTCAAGGAACAGCCGGGCGGACCGCTCTACACCGGCGGGATGCAGCTGCCGCTCGCACTAGCCGGACTCGGCCTGATCGACTCCTACGAGTTCCTCGTCTGGCCGCGGCTCGCCGGGCACGGGCCGTACCTGTTCGCGGGCCTGACCGAGCACGTCGACCTGCGCCTGGTCGGTCGGCAGGATCTCGCCTCCGGGGCCTTCATCCTGCGCTACGAGCCGGTGCGAGACTGA